In one Corallococcus sp. EGB genomic region, the following are encoded:
- a CDS encoding serine/threonine-protein kinase, whose product MPQPSAGLQFGKYKLLERIATGGMAEIYRARMTAVAGVTKPVVIKKILPGYADDSAFVSMFINEARIALGLSHGNIAQIFDFGEVEGEYFLAMEWVDGHPLSHVLRRAREKGLPALPAPLAVLVAIDMLRGLAYAHTRLDDNGRPLHIVHRDVSPQNVLLSFEGQVKLVDFGIARARLAGRSDTKADPAKGKYVYFAPEQARGEALDARTDVFAAGTVLYEMLCGRRPFEGSLHDVLRKIAQGDFPRPREWVPGIPAALERILLTAMATSPEQRYPTAQAFAEALARQLHVTAPDVSASDLGHFMGYLFEPELVEAGRPVQLPREFIARVGRWSGIAEPPPIATPPEMPRFVSEPGREPRGEPRGDLTTQPLPPQVMPPVPPPAWHRTLRGWAVRGAPVVVAALVATWLGMVMGGSNSFAVELSSSPAGASIRVDGRALPETTPTLITQLPSDREHVLEVLLPGMAPFSQRVHAERGTTLAVHARLMPKYPAATRALPRAGPADAPAFARYSSGGPFTLSTVAHALRVPPSQAARMRLDPSRTYGLRVEGRVSVGAPLPVSQAVYFLEGGTALAARDSFGMVGTDEVLVRDASVLYVFLWDDRPDDNRGALQVHVREQASGAITTLLLDARRHAVSLSPHDGFTLRELDPATTYRVVVRSAGEPARTRGFGGGEVGGVLALHGAGASPAVAPGLLEVLEVNQPTVMRGASWLRLAFPDDDVSDNSGGLTLEVTPVAPLHQ is encoded by the coding sequence GTGCCGCAGCCCTCCGCCGGCCTCCAGTTCGGCAAGTACAAGCTGCTCGAGCGCATCGCGACGGGCGGCATGGCGGAGATCTACCGCGCCCGGATGACGGCGGTGGCGGGCGTCACGAAGCCGGTGGTCATCAAGAAGATCCTCCCCGGCTACGCGGACGACAGCGCGTTCGTGTCCATGTTCATCAACGAGGCGCGCATCGCGCTGGGGCTGTCGCACGGCAACATCGCGCAGATCTTCGACTTCGGTGAAGTCGAGGGCGAGTACTTCCTCGCGATGGAGTGGGTGGACGGCCATCCGCTCTCGCACGTGCTGCGCCGGGCGAGGGAGAAGGGGCTGCCCGCGCTGCCGGCGCCGCTGGCGGTGCTGGTGGCCATCGACATGCTGCGGGGGCTTGCGTACGCGCACACGCGGCTGGACGACAACGGCCGCCCGCTGCACATCGTCCACCGGGACGTCAGCCCGCAGAACGTGCTCCTCTCCTTCGAGGGGCAGGTGAAGCTGGTGGACTTCGGCATCGCGCGGGCGCGGCTCGCCGGGCGCTCGGACACGAAGGCGGATCCCGCGAAGGGCAAGTACGTCTACTTCGCGCCGGAGCAGGCGCGCGGCGAGGCGCTGGACGCGCGCACGGACGTGTTCGCCGCGGGCACGGTCCTCTACGAGATGCTCTGCGGGCGGCGCCCCTTCGAGGGCTCGCTCCACGACGTGCTGCGGAAGATCGCCCAGGGTGACTTCCCCCGCCCGCGCGAGTGGGTGCCAGGCATCCCGGCCGCGCTGGAGCGCATCCTGCTCACCGCGATGGCCACGAGCCCGGAGCAGCGCTACCCCACCGCGCAGGCCTTCGCGGAGGCGCTGGCGCGGCAGCTGCACGTCACCGCGCCGGACGTCTCCGCGAGCGACCTGGGCCACTTCATGGGCTACCTCTTCGAGCCGGAGCTCGTGGAGGCCGGGCGTCCGGTGCAGCTGCCGCGCGAGTTCATCGCGCGGGTGGGCCGCTGGAGCGGCATCGCGGAACCACCGCCCATCGCCACGCCGCCGGAGATGCCCCGCTTCGTCTCCGAGCCCGGGAGGGAGCCCCGCGGCGAGCCCCGGGGGGATTTGACGACGCAGCCCCTGCCTCCACAGGTGATGCCTCCGGTACCGCCGCCCGCGTGGCACCGCACGCTGCGGGGTTGGGCGGTGCGCGGCGCGCCGGTGGTGGTGGCCGCGCTCGTGGCCACGTGGCTGGGCATGGTGATGGGCGGCTCCAACTCGTTCGCGGTGGAGCTCAGCTCCTCGCCCGCGGGAGCCTCCATCCGCGTGGACGGCCGGGCGCTCCCGGAGACGACGCCCACGCTCATCACCCAGCTGCCGTCGGACCGCGAGCACGTGCTGGAGGTGCTGCTGCCGGGCATGGCGCCCTTCAGCCAGCGCGTGCACGCCGAGCGCGGCACCACGCTGGCGGTCCACGCGAGGCTCATGCCGAAGTACCCCGCCGCGACGCGAGCCCTGCCCCGCGCGGGCCCGGCGGACGCGCCCGCCTTCGCCCGCTACTCCTCCGGTGGCCCGTTCACGCTCAGCACCGTCGCGCATGCCCTGCGCGTGCCCCCTTCCCAGGCGGCGCGCATGCGGTTGGATCCCTCCCGCACCTATGGCCTGCGCGTGGAGGGCCGCGTGTCGGTGGGCGCCCCCCTGCCGGTGTCCCAGGCCGTGTACTTCCTGGAGGGCGGCACGGCGCTCGCCGCGCGCGACAGCTTCGGCATGGTGGGCACGGACGAGGTGCTGGTGCGCGACGCCTCCGTCCTCTACGTGTTCCTCTGGGATGACCGCCCCGACGACAACCGCGGCGCCCTCCAGGTGCACGTGCGCGAGCAGGCGAGCGGCGCCATCACCACCCTGCTCCTGGACGCGCGACGGCACGCGGTCTCGCTGTCCCCCCACGACGGCTTCACGCTGCGGGAGCTGGACCCCGCGACCACCTACCGCGTCGTCGTGCGCTCGGCCGGGGAACCGGCGCGCACGCGGGGCTTCGGCGGCGGCGAGGTGGGCGGCGTGCTCGCGCTGCACGGCGCGGGCGCGTCCCCGGCCGTGGCCCCGGGCCTCCTGGAGGTGCTGGAGGTGAACCAACCCACGGTGATGCGCGGCGCCAGCTGGCTGCGGCTCGCGTTCCCGGACGACGACGTCAGCGACAACTCCGGCGGCCTCACGCTGGAGGTGACGCCGGTGGCGCCGCTGCACCAGTAG
- a CDS encoding CarD family transcriptional regulator: MPEGSAALQLQVGDRVVYPNQGVCRVAAIDVKEVAGQSLTFVTMRREEDGAVVMVPQGKIVSIGVRKVASPADVEEIYAFLRSDSDKADLDWKQRARTNLDRMTQGGILGLAEVVKGLQVLSELRPLPTKERELYDNARHLLVSEVAAALGTAEANAEDSIDIVLFPPGKERPKRTAAEFARPGGDEDDMDLDGDLMGLEGGELDLPSDEEPQAESEEESSEEGGEEEGGEEAAEEAPKKRGRPPKAKPAEGAEASAPKKRGRPPKPKPEVVEGAEAPAPKKRGRPPKAKPAEDAAPAEPAAPKKRGRPPKARPPEDE, encoded by the coding sequence ATGCCAGAAGGGTCCGCTGCACTCCAGCTTCAGGTTGGAGACCGGGTCGTCTACCCCAACCAGGGGGTCTGCCGCGTCGCCGCCATCGACGTGAAGGAGGTGGCGGGCCAGAGCCTCACCTTCGTCACCATGCGCCGGGAGGAAGACGGCGCGGTCGTGATGGTGCCGCAAGGAAAGATTGTCTCCATTGGCGTCCGCAAGGTGGCCAGTCCCGCGGACGTGGAGGAGATCTACGCGTTCCTCCGCTCGGACAGTGACAAGGCGGACTTGGATTGGAAGCAGCGCGCGCGCACCAACCTGGACCGCATGACCCAGGGCGGCATCCTGGGGCTGGCGGAGGTCGTCAAGGGCCTCCAGGTCCTGAGTGAGCTGCGGCCGCTGCCCACCAAGGAGCGCGAGCTCTACGACAACGCCCGGCACCTGCTGGTCTCGGAGGTCGCCGCCGCGCTGGGCACCGCCGAGGCCAACGCCGAGGACTCCATCGACATCGTCCTCTTCCCGCCCGGGAAGGAGCGCCCCAAGCGCACCGCCGCGGAGTTCGCGCGGCCCGGCGGCGACGAGGACGACATGGACCTGGACGGCGACCTCATGGGTCTGGAGGGCGGAGAGCTGGACCTGCCCTCGGACGAGGAGCCGCAGGCCGAGTCCGAGGAGGAGTCCTCCGAGGAGGGCGGCGAAGAGGAGGGCGGCGAGGAGGCGGCCGAGGAGGCCCCAAAGAAGCGCGGCCGTCCGCCCAAGGCCAAGCCGGCCGAAGGCGCGGAAGCCTCCGCGCCCAAGAAGCGCGGCCGTCCGCCCAAGCCGAAGCCCGAGGTGGTGGAGGGCGCGGAGGCCCCCGCCCCCAAGAAGCGCGGCCGCCCGCCCAAGGCCAAGCCGGCCGAGGACGCCGCGCCCGCGGAGCCCGCCGCGCCGAAGAAGCGTGGCCGTCCGCCCAAGGCCAGGCCGCCCGAGGACGAGTGA
- a CDS encoding glycosyltransferase family 39 protein: MTGRPATREEKLTALALWVLAFAALWSTEAAVGFTRDESVYFAAAEGYSQWFRLLFHSPAQAFTDSAIVRLWDSNHEHPALMKTLFGLSHLLFHDTLGVMRDATAFRLPAFAMAALVPALCFLLGSALYGRTAGWFAALSFLLVPRQYFNAELACFDMPVAAMWLLVVYCFWRALESTRWGVACGVAFGLAIATKHNALFLPFVLSPFALWRAWRASEGTPEARMRLGRFVGLFAAVAVLYGLLVVFLGGSAGFQKKFLLLSPHTLFFLGLAVGSELLLRDLERVSLPVTRALVPLAAMAVLGPIIFFLHWPYLWHAPVDRTAWYLAFHATHNHYAWFYLGTLMRGPPFPLTYVLVKTALTVPTSLFAPMVTGFVALVGRALLSLSARTREWVRMPTASEALVGVNAVTSILIISHPQVPHFGGVKHWFPSMPFLGILAGAAVARGCFALWEVLKARRPSLSPRVVTVPVFALLLVPALMSLVRVFPYGTAAYSELAGGLPGAATLGMQRQFWSSHVTGVLPWINEHAKPGARIYLHEVNGFSFRDYQRNGMLRADVRPVNSPFDADIVAYQYHQEFREHEFLTWQAFGTRTPVTGLYLDETPQIIVYQRPE; the protein is encoded by the coding sequence ATGACCGGACGCCCCGCGACGCGCGAGGAGAAGCTCACGGCGCTGGCGCTGTGGGTGCTGGCCTTCGCGGCGCTGTGGAGCACGGAAGCCGCGGTGGGCTTCACGCGCGACGAGAGCGTCTACTTCGCCGCGGCGGAAGGCTATTCGCAGTGGTTCCGGCTGCTCTTCCACTCGCCAGCGCAGGCGTTCACGGACAGCGCCATCGTGCGCTTGTGGGACTCCAACCACGAGCACCCGGCGCTGATGAAGACGCTGTTCGGGTTGAGCCACCTGCTCTTCCACGACACGCTCGGGGTCATGCGCGACGCGACGGCCTTCCGGCTGCCCGCGTTCGCGATGGCGGCGCTGGTGCCCGCGCTGTGCTTCCTCCTGGGCAGCGCGCTGTACGGGCGCACCGCGGGGTGGTTCGCCGCCCTCTCCTTCCTGCTGGTGCCCCGCCAGTACTTCAACGCGGAGCTGGCGTGCTTCGACATGCCGGTGGCCGCGATGTGGCTGCTCGTCGTGTATTGCTTCTGGCGCGCGCTGGAGAGCACCCGCTGGGGCGTCGCGTGCGGCGTGGCGTTCGGCCTGGCCATCGCCACGAAGCACAACGCCCTCTTCCTGCCGTTCGTGCTGTCGCCGTTCGCGCTGTGGCGTGCGTGGCGGGCGAGCGAAGGCACCCCCGAGGCCCGCATGCGGCTGGGCCGCTTCGTGGGGCTGTTCGCGGCGGTGGCGGTGCTGTACGGCCTGCTCGTCGTGTTCCTGGGCGGATCCGCCGGGTTCCAGAAGAAGTTCCTGCTCTTGAGCCCGCACACATTGTTCTTCCTGGGCCTGGCGGTGGGCAGCGAATTGCTGCTGCGGGACCTGGAGCGGGTGAGCCTGCCGGTGACGCGGGCGCTGGTGCCGCTGGCGGCGATGGCGGTGCTGGGCCCCATCATCTTCTTCCTGCACTGGCCCTACCTCTGGCACGCGCCGGTGGACCGCACCGCGTGGTACCTGGCCTTCCACGCGACGCACAACCACTACGCCTGGTTCTACCTGGGCACGCTGATGCGCGGACCGCCCTTCCCGCTCACCTATGTGCTGGTGAAGACGGCGCTGACGGTGCCCACCAGCCTCTTCGCGCCGATGGTGACGGGCTTCGTCGCGCTCGTGGGCCGGGCGCTGCTGAGCCTGAGCGCCCGCACGCGGGAGTGGGTGCGGATGCCCACCGCGTCGGAGGCGCTGGTGGGCGTGAACGCGGTGACGTCCATCCTGATCATCAGCCACCCGCAGGTGCCGCACTTCGGCGGCGTGAAGCACTGGTTCCCGTCCATGCCCTTCCTGGGCATCCTCGCGGGCGCAGCGGTGGCGCGCGGCTGCTTCGCCCTGTGGGAAGTGCTGAAGGCGCGGCGGCCCTCGCTGTCACCGCGGGTGGTGACGGTGCCGGTGTTCGCGCTGCTCCTGGTGCCCGCGCTGATGTCGCTGGTGCGGGTGTTCCCCTACGGCACGGCGGCGTACTCGGAGCTCGCGGGCGGACTGCCGGGCGCGGCGACGCTGGGCATGCAGCGGCAGTTCTGGTCCAGCCACGTCACCGGCGTGCTGCCGTGGATCAACGAACACGCGAAGCCGGGCGCGCGCATCTACCTGCACGAGGTGAACGGCTTCTCGTTCCGGGACTACCAGCGCAACGGCATGCTGCGCGCGGACGTGCGGCCGGTGAACAGCCCGTTCGACGCGGACATCGTCGCGTACCAGTACCACCAGGAGTTCCGCGAGCACGAGTTCCTCACGTGGCAGGCCTTCGGCACGCGCACGCCCGTCACCGGGCTGTACCTGGACGAGACGCCGCAAATCATCGTCTACCAGCGGCCGGAGTAG
- a CDS encoding ATP-dependent DNA helicase, which yields MKAMLKKMVVAVALIASSPVMAADFHAATPLVSRQDQARMERERLERARQARLERERQERERQARLERERQERERQARLERERKERERLARLERERQQRERLARRDSRYSGGWVN from the coding sequence ATGAAGGCAATGCTCAAGAAGATGGTGGTGGCTGTGGCGCTCATCGCGAGCTCCCCGGTGATGGCGGCGGACTTCCACGCCGCGACCCCCCTCGTGAGCCGCCAGGACCAGGCCCGCATGGAGCGCGAGCGGTTGGAGCGGGCGCGGCAGGCGCGGCTGGAGCGGGAACGGCAGGAGCGCGAGCGGCAGGCCCGGCTGGAGCGCGAGCGGCAGGAGCGCGAGCGTCAGGCCCGGCTGGAGCGCGAGCGCAAGGAACGCGAACGCCTGGCGCGGCTGGAGCGTGAGCGTCAGCAGCGGGAGCGGTTGGCCCGGCGCGACTCGAGGTACAGCGGTGGCTGGGTGAACTGA
- a CDS encoding ATP-dependent DNA helicase, translating into MKAMLKKMVVAVALIASSPVMAADFHASSPVVSHHDQARMERERLERARLARLERERQERARLERERQARLERERLERARLARLERERMERERLARLERERQERERQARLERERLERARLARRDSRYHGGWVN; encoded by the coding sequence ATGAAGGCGATGCTCAAGAAGATGGTGGTGGCTGTGGCGCTCATCGCGAGCTCCCCGGTGATGGCGGCGGACTTCCACGCCTCCAGCCCCGTCGTGAGCCACCACGACCAGGCCCGCATGGAGCGCGAGCGGTTGGAGCGGGCGCGGCTGGCTCGGCTGGAGCGGGAACGGCAGGAGCGGGCGCGGCTGGAGCGCGAGCGGCAGGCCCGGCTGGAGCGCGAGCGGTTGGAGCGGGCGCGGCTGGCCCGGCTGGAGCGTGAGCGGATGGAGCGCGAGCGGCTGGCCCGGCTGGAGCGTGAGCGTCAGGAACGCGAGCGGCAGGCCCGGCTGGAGCGCGAGCGGTTGGAGCGGGCGCGGCTGGCGCGGCGCGACTCGCGGTACCACGGTGGCTGGGTGAACTAG
- a CDS encoding iron-containing alcohol dehydrogenase — protein sequence MKPFDIPSEPRVTEMSWPTRIVFGAGALQRLPAHATRLNMKRPLLVTDAGVVKAGLATRVTDVLKGAGMDCAVFDRVEPNPTERDVFAGLEAYRAHKADGIVALGGGSALDAGKLVQLLTTHEPPLSRYDDAKGGDQYVRDDLPPLIAIPTTAGTGSEVGRSGVVTLADTGRKTVIFSPHLLPKAAVIDPELTLGLPPSVTAATGMDALTHCIEAYVANGFHPLADAVAIDGVMRVGRSLVTAVKEGRDLAARTDMMVAAMEGAMAFQKGLGASHALAHALTPISHVPHGLANAIVLPTVMEFNRASCTARLARISTALGDTSNAREEVLAANAIDRVRKLAAAVGIPARLRDAGVKEQDLEHIAQKAFQDASHQGNPRAVTEADLLAMAREAY from the coding sequence ATGAAGCCTTTCGACATTCCCTCGGAGCCGCGCGTCACGGAGATGTCGTGGCCCACGCGCATCGTGTTCGGCGCGGGCGCGCTCCAGCGGCTGCCCGCGCACGCGACGCGGCTGAACATGAAGCGCCCGCTGCTGGTGACGGACGCGGGCGTGGTGAAGGCGGGGCTCGCCACGCGCGTGACGGACGTGCTCAAGGGCGCGGGCATGGACTGCGCGGTGTTCGACCGCGTGGAGCCCAACCCCACGGAGCGCGACGTGTTCGCGGGCCTGGAGGCCTACCGCGCGCACAAGGCGGACGGCATCGTCGCCCTGGGCGGCGGCAGCGCGCTGGACGCGGGCAAGCTGGTGCAACTGCTCACGACGCACGAGCCGCCGCTCAGCCGCTACGACGACGCGAAGGGCGGCGACCAGTACGTGCGCGATGACCTGCCTCCGCTCATCGCCATTCCGACGACGGCGGGTACGGGCTCGGAGGTCGGACGCTCCGGCGTGGTGACGCTGGCGGACACGGGGCGCAAGACGGTCATCTTCAGTCCGCACCTGCTGCCGAAGGCGGCCGTGATTGATCCGGAGCTGACGCTGGGCCTGCCTCCCTCCGTCACGGCGGCCACGGGCATGGACGCGCTCACCCACTGCATCGAGGCGTATGTCGCCAACGGCTTCCATCCGCTCGCGGACGCGGTGGCCATCGACGGCGTGATGCGCGTGGGCCGCTCGTTGGTGACGGCGGTGAAGGAGGGCCGCGACCTGGCGGCCCGCACGGACATGATGGTGGCTGCGATGGAGGGCGCCATGGCCTTCCAGAAGGGCCTGGGCGCGAGCCACGCGCTGGCGCACGCGCTGACGCCCATCTCCCACGTGCCGCACGGCCTGGCCAACGCCATCGTCCTGCCCACGGTGATGGAGTTCAACCGCGCGTCCTGTACGGCGCGGCTGGCGCGCATCTCCACGGCGCTGGGGGACACGTCCAACGCGCGCGAGGAGGTGCTCGCCGCCAACGCCATCGACCGCGTGCGCAAGCTGGCGGCGGCCGTGGGGATTCCTGCTCGGCTGCGCGACGCGGGCGTGAAGGAGCAGGACCTGGAGCACATCGCGCAGAAGGCCTTCCAGGACGCGTCGCACCAGGGGAATCCACGCGCCGTGACAGAGGCGGATCTGCTGGCCATGGCCCGCGAGGCGTACTGA
- a CDS encoding glutamine synthetase family protein: MASRPKAKVLTHPAMARRARAKERSEGGPRAVPGQPGDMDSLRRWMDEKNVRKVKLGAIDVDGVFRGKYVSLEKFYSAAKSNMGFCDVVFGWDLGDELLDNTKVTGWHTGYPDTPAKVDLSTARIIPWEPDTAAFLLDFVNPDGTPFEASPRQLLQKMGQRARKLGFLPKFGAEYEFFLFKEGPQSLHEKGFQNLTPLTPGMFGYSWLRTSLNAPLVHALIDGCNAFGLNIEGFHTETGPGVFEAAIRYDTLELAADRAALFKTVVKEICAKHGVSACFMAKVSPKLPGCSGHVHQSLWNLKDEENLFHDPSQKHGMSKLMRHYIGGQVALMPELTALYWPTINSYKRSVENTWAPTTATWGLENRTCAIRVIGDSGKSMRIEYRQLGADMNAYIGMAVSLAAGLWGIENEVEPPAPVLSNAYEAKRTKPLPRNLKDAVALLKHSERARELLGDGFVDHFVRTREWEVRQYERAVTSWELERYLELI, from the coding sequence ATGGCGTCGCGTCCCAAGGCCAAGGTGCTCACCCATCCGGCGATGGCCCGCCGGGCCCGCGCGAAGGAGCGGAGCGAGGGCGGGCCGCGCGCGGTGCCCGGACAGCCGGGGGACATGGACTCCCTGCGCCGGTGGATGGACGAGAAGAACGTCCGCAAGGTCAAGCTGGGCGCCATCGACGTGGATGGCGTCTTCCGCGGCAAGTACGTCTCGCTGGAGAAGTTCTACAGCGCCGCGAAGAGCAACATGGGGTTCTGCGACGTCGTCTTCGGCTGGGACCTGGGCGACGAGCTGCTCGACAACACGAAGGTGACGGGCTGGCACACGGGCTACCCGGACACCCCCGCGAAGGTGGACCTGTCCACCGCGCGCATCATCCCGTGGGAGCCCGACACCGCGGCGTTCCTGCTGGACTTCGTGAACCCGGACGGCACGCCCTTCGAGGCGAGCCCGCGCCAGCTGCTCCAGAAGATGGGCCAGCGCGCGCGCAAGCTGGGCTTCCTGCCCAAGTTCGGCGCGGAGTACGAGTTCTTCCTCTTCAAGGAAGGGCCGCAGAGCCTGCATGAGAAGGGCTTCCAGAACCTCACGCCGCTGACGCCGGGCATGTTCGGCTACTCGTGGCTGCGCACGTCGCTGAACGCGCCGCTGGTGCACGCGCTCATCGATGGGTGCAACGCGTTCGGGCTCAACATCGAGGGCTTCCACACGGAGACGGGCCCCGGCGTCTTCGAGGCGGCGATCCGCTACGACACGCTGGAGCTGGCGGCGGACCGCGCGGCGCTCTTCAAGACGGTGGTGAAGGAGATCTGCGCGAAGCACGGCGTGTCCGCGTGCTTCATGGCCAAGGTGAGCCCGAAGCTGCCCGGCTGCTCCGGTCACGTGCACCAGTCACTGTGGAACCTGAAGGACGAGGAGAATCTCTTCCACGACCCGTCGCAGAAGCACGGGATGAGCAAGCTGATGCGGCACTACATCGGCGGGCAGGTGGCGCTGATGCCGGAGCTCACCGCGCTCTACTGGCCCACCATCAACAGCTACAAGCGCAGCGTGGAGAACACCTGGGCGCCCACCACCGCGACGTGGGGCCTGGAGAACCGCACCTGCGCCATCCGCGTCATCGGCGACAGCGGCAAGTCCATGCGCATCGAGTACCGCCAGCTGGGCGCGGACATGAACGCGTACATCGGCATGGCGGTGAGCCTGGCCGCGGGCCTGTGGGGCATCGAGAACGAAGTCGAGCCGCCCGCGCCCGTGCTGTCCAACGCCTACGAGGCGAAGCGTACGAAGCCGCTGCCCCGCAACCTGAAGGACGCGGTGGCCCTGTTGAAGCACAGCGAGCGCGCCCGGGAGCTCCTGGGGGACGGCTTCGTCGACCACTTCGTGCGCACCCGCGAGTGGGAGGTGCGCCAGTACGAGCGGGCGGTCACCTCCTGGGAGCTGGAGCGCTACCTGGAGCTCATCTGA
- a CDS encoding aldehyde dehydrogenase family protein, which produces MTDARSLTPKLPVLKLLIDGQQVDPVEGGTFAVVNPATGQKLADVPAGTAADVDRAVKAARRAFESGPWGRMTGRERGKLIRKLADLLYERREEFALIESLNNGKTFRDAIRGDVAPAAATLANFADLASTILGEVLPVDGPFHTYALKEPVGVVGVIVPWNYPTCMLGWKLGPALAAGCTVVVKPSEYTPLTALKLGALALEAGFPPGVINVITGLGDPAGEAIARHPDVDKISFTGSGRTARRLLQASAASNLKKLTLELGGKSPQIIFPDADFDRAVDACFWGIFGNKGETCNAGSRVLVHQDAYEGFVAKLAEKARTMKVGDPLDASTEMGALVSQKQMDMVLGYIESGKQQGAKLLAGGGRDTEGYKAKGCFVKPTIFGDVKPDMKIAQEEIFGPVLSCLRFRDDAEAIALANSTEYGLAASIWTGDVAKAHALAKQVKSGVVWINCFNEFDDAAPFGGYKQSGWGKDLGHHALDGYLQTKAVWTKLPSP; this is translated from the coding sequence ATGACCGACGCTCGTTCGCTCACTCCCAAGCTCCCCGTGCTCAAGCTGCTCATCGACGGGCAGCAGGTGGACCCCGTGGAAGGGGGCACCTTCGCGGTGGTGAATCCCGCCACCGGTCAGAAGCTGGCGGACGTGCCCGCGGGCACCGCCGCGGATGTGGACCGCGCGGTGAAGGCCGCGCGCCGCGCCTTCGAGTCCGGGCCGTGGGGGAGGATGACCGGCCGCGAGCGCGGCAAGCTCATCCGCAAGCTGGCGGACCTGCTCTACGAGCGCCGCGAGGAGTTCGCGCTCATCGAGTCCCTGAACAACGGCAAGACGTTCAGGGACGCCATCCGGGGTGACGTGGCGCCGGCCGCCGCGACGCTCGCGAACTTCGCGGACCTGGCCAGCACCATCCTGGGCGAGGTGCTGCCGGTGGACGGCCCCTTCCACACCTACGCGCTCAAGGAGCCGGTGGGCGTGGTGGGCGTCATCGTGCCGTGGAACTACCCCACGTGCATGCTGGGCTGGAAGCTGGGCCCCGCGCTGGCCGCCGGCTGCACGGTGGTGGTGAAGCCCTCCGAGTACACGCCGCTCACCGCGCTGAAGCTGGGCGCGCTGGCGCTGGAGGCGGGCTTCCCGCCCGGCGTCATCAACGTCATCACCGGCCTGGGCGACCCCGCGGGCGAGGCGATTGCCCGGCACCCGGACGTGGACAAGATTTCGTTCACCGGCTCCGGCCGCACCGCGCGCCGGCTCTTGCAGGCGTCCGCCGCGAGCAACCTGAAGAAGCTGACGCTGGAGCTGGGCGGCAAGAGCCCGCAGATCATCTTCCCGGACGCGGACTTCGACCGCGCGGTGGACGCGTGCTTCTGGGGCATCTTCGGCAACAAGGGTGAGACGTGCAACGCGGGCAGCCGCGTGCTGGTGCACCAGGATGCCTACGAGGGCTTCGTCGCGAAGCTCGCGGAGAAGGCGCGCACGATGAAGGTGGGCGACCCGCTGGACGCGTCCACGGAGATGGGCGCGCTGGTGAGCCAGAAGCAGATGGACATGGTGCTGGGCTACATCGAGAGCGGCAAGCAGCAGGGCGCGAAGCTGCTCGCGGGCGGTGGCCGCGACACGGAGGGCTACAAGGCGAAGGGCTGCTTCGTGAAGCCCACCATCTTCGGCGACGTGAAGCCGGACATGAAGATCGCCCAGGAGGAGATCTTCGGCCCGGTGCTCAGCTGCCTGCGCTTCCGCGACGACGCGGAGGCCATCGCGCTGGCGAACAGCACCGAGTACGGCCTGGCCGCGTCCATCTGGACCGGTGACGTGGCCAAGGCGCACGCGCTGGCGAAGCAGGTGAAGAGCGGCGTGGTGTGGATCAACTGCTTCAACGAGTTCGACGACGCGGCGCCCTTCGGTGGCTACAAGCAATCCGGCTGGGGCAAGGACCTGGGCCACCACGCGCTGGACGGCTACCTCCAGACGAAGGCCGTGTGGACGAAGCTTCCGTCCCCCTGA
- a CDS encoding glutamine amidotransferase, whose amino-acid sequence MTRQPAPMKNVLLLKAGDAAPSVQLSVGDYERWFLQTIGLSGQRFDVLPVHKGAPLPGDAKGYDAVMMTGSPLSVTRREPWMERTGAFMAEAGEQGIPVLGVCFGQQLLAETYGGKVTRNPNGRETGTVEVTLSPEGRADPLFTGLPERFAVQATHEDIVFRLPPGATVLAGNANTANQALAFRHNVRGVQFHPEMPTDAMRAVILAREDTLEALAREKGLPEGEYVHRLLAGITPTPYAHRVLMNFLEHFT is encoded by the coding sequence ATGACGCGGCAACCTGCCCCCATGAAGAACGTCCTGCTGCTGAAAGCCGGCGACGCGGCGCCCTCCGTCCAGCTCTCCGTGGGTGACTACGAGCGGTGGTTTCTGCAAACCATTGGACTGTCCGGCCAGCGCTTCGACGTCCTCCCCGTGCACAAGGGCGCGCCCCTGCCCGGGGACGCGAAGGGCTACGACGCGGTGATGATGACGGGCTCGCCCCTGTCGGTGACGCGGCGCGAGCCGTGGATGGAGCGCACGGGCGCCTTCATGGCGGAGGCGGGCGAGCAGGGCATCCCCGTGCTCGGCGTGTGCTTTGGCCAACAGCTGCTCGCGGAGACCTACGGCGGCAAGGTGACGCGCAACCCCAACGGCCGCGAGACGGGCACCGTGGAGGTGACGCTCTCACCCGAGGGCCGCGCGGATCCGCTGTTCACCGGCCTGCCGGAGCGCTTCGCCGTGCAGGCCACCCATGAGGACATCGTCTTCCGCCTGCCTCCCGGCGCGACGGTGCTCGCGGGCAACGCCAACACCGCGAACCAGGCGCTCGCCTTCCGGCACAACGTGCGCGGCGTGCAGTTCCACCCGGAGATGCCCACGGACGCCATGCGCGCGGTCATCCTCGCCCGCGAGGACACGCTGGAGGCGCTCGCGCGCGAGAAGGGCCTCCCGGAAGGCGAGTACGTCCACCGGCTCCTCGCCGGCATCACCCCGACGCCGTACGCGCACCGGGTGCTGATGAACTTCCTCGAACACTTCACCTGA